From a single Arachis hypogaea cultivar Tifrunner chromosome 3, arahy.Tifrunner.gnm2.J5K5, whole genome shotgun sequence genomic region:
- the LOC112791246 gene encoding uncharacterized protein yields MNSVFSEQILADKLSKLNSTQQCIETLSHWCIFHRSKAELVVETWNKQFFNSETAQRVPLLYLANDILQNSKRKGNEFVTEFWKVIPAALKDVLEKGDDQAKQVASRVLDIWEQRRVFRSQAHNLKAVVLGEDAPPPLEINKKRSRNVKIVKRDSRSIRTKLSIGGTAEKIVSAFDMVLNEPPDEDAEMSKCKSAVHRVRKMEKDVDTACAVAKDPKRETLSKELEQQENILKQCVESLKLIEASRAALVSQLKEALHEQESELENVRTQIQVAQAQVEEASSMRRRLDNEDILYKASTAMTSVTNANVKLEAATKRSAAAIAAEVADKLAASSSSQLIMSSVLSSFAAEEAKNAGLASESTPPEKSIPTSDRNVFMTSQQLLATQTQSYPSVVVPQPTTLNPATASQGQYQMIQNPPSQQYLQSTVGIVAPPYAYGSIPPLPPGPPPPHMMGSMVPMSHQTLQISQQPPAPITQHLPVHMPQQAPAPHGFQPLQPPGMVYYGNHQQSM; encoded by the exons ATGAATAGCGTCTTCAGCGAGCAGATACTCGCTGACAAGCTGTCCAAGCTTAACAGCACCCAGCAATGTATTGAAA CTTTATCACATTGGTGTATATTTCACCGGAGCAAAGCAGAACTAGTTGTAGAAACATGGAATAAACAATTCTTCAATTCAGAGACAGCTCAGAGGGTTCCTCTTCTGTATCTTGCAAATGACATCCTGCAGAACAGCAAACGCAAAGGAAATGAATTTGTAACTGAGTTTTGGAAGGTTATTCCTGCAGCACTTAAAGATGTTCTTGAGAAAGGTGATGATCAAGCAAAGCAGGTGGCATCTAGGGTG CTTGACATATGGGAGCAAAGGAGAGTGTTCAGATCTCAGGCACACAACCTTAAAGCTGTAGTACTTGGAGAAGATGCACCTCCACCATTGGAAATCAACAAAAAGCGATCCCGTAATGTGAAAATTGTGAAAAGGGATTCTCGCTCCATTAGAACA AAATTGTCCATTGGAGGTACAGCAGAAAAAATAGTCTCAGCATTTGATATGGTGCTCAATGAACCACCTGATGAAGACGCAGAGATGAGTAAATGCAAGTCTGCTGTTCATCGTGTGAGAAAGATGGAAAAAGATGTTGACACTGCATGTGCTGTTG CAAAGGATCCCAAGCGAGAAACTTTGTCTAAGGAACTAGAGCagcaagaaaatattttgaaacagTGTGTTGAAAGTCTTAAATTAATTGAAGCAAGTAGAGCAGCACTTGTATCTCAGTTGAAAGAAGCTTTGCATGAGCAG GAATCTGAACTGGAGAATGTTCGAACTCAAATTCAG GTAGCACAAGCACAGGTAGAAGAGGCTAGCTCCATGCGAAGGCGACTTGACAATGAAGATATTTTGTATAAAGCATCGACTGCAATGACTTCAGTTACCAATGCAAATGTAAAATTAGAAGCAGCAACTAAGAGGTCAGCTGCTGCGATTGCTGCTGAGGTTGCCGATAAGCTAGCAGCTTCTTCATCCTCTCAATTGATCATGAGTTCTGTACTCTCATCATTTGCAGCAGAAGAGGCCAAAAATGCTGGTCTAGCTTCCGAGTCCACTCCACCTGAGAAATCAATACCTACATCAGATCGAAATGTATTTATGACCTCACAACAGTTACTCGCCACTCAAACTCAGTCATATCCTTCAGTTGTGGTACCACAACCCACCACCCTAAATCCAGCTACCGCATCACAAGGTCAATATCAGATGATACAAAATCCCCCCTCCCAGCAATATTTGCAGTCAACAGTAGGCATTGTCGCTCCTCCTTATGCCTATGGTAGCATCCCACCATTGCCACCAGGACCACCCCCACCCCATATGATGGGGTCAATGGTTCCTATGTCGCATCAGACACTGCAAATAAGTCAGCAACCGCCAGCACCTATAACTCAGCATCTTCCCGTACATATGCCTCAGCAAGCCCCAGCACCACATGGTTTCCAACCACTTCAACCACCTGGAATGGTGTACTATGGTAATCATCAACAATCTATGTGA